The following coding sequences are from one Deinococcus sp. JMULE3 window:
- the terL gene encoding phage terminase large subunit — protein sequence MQFVDAAPRAARRIRYWDRAATEVTKDSPDPDWTVGVLMAIAEDGLIYIEDVVRFRGGPMTVEQMILATAEMDHQTYGLNVTIGIEQDPGSAGKSDAANYVRLLSRFNTRVFPVSKAKVVRFGPFSAQAEGKNVRIKRADWNEAYLRTLEKFPTPGVHDDDVDATSGAYNALKDTPQPKPRAAAAQLGPGSLD from the coding sequence GTGCAGTTCGTGGACGCCGCGCCCCGCGCAGCCCGCCGCATCCGCTACTGGGACCGCGCCGCGACCGAAGTCACGAAAGACAGTCCGGACCCCGACTGGACCGTCGGGGTGCTCATGGCGATCGCCGAGGACGGCCTGATCTACATCGAGGACGTCGTCCGCTTCCGCGGCGGCCCCATGACCGTCGAGCAGATGATCCTCGCGACGGCCGAGATGGACCACCAGACGTACGGCCTGAACGTCACCATCGGCATCGAACAGGACCCCGGATCAGCCGGGAAGTCCGACGCGGCCAATTACGTCCGCCTGCTGTCCCGCTTCAACACGCGGGTCTTCCCGGTCAGCAAGGCCAAGGTGGTGCGGTTCGGACCGTTCAGCGCCCAGGCGGAAGGGAAGAACGTCCGTATCAAGCGCGCCGACTGGAACGAAGCGTACCTCCGCACCCTGGAGAAGTTCCCCACGCCCGGCGTGCACGACGACGACGTGGACGCCACCAGCGGCGCATACAACGCACTGAAAGACACCCCGCAACCCAAACCTCGTGCCGCCGCCGCCCAGCTCGGCCCCGGCAGTCTCGACTAG
- a CDS encoding terminase small subunit: MAPRKHTPKRSPRAPAKTEKTPPSPKKDIELTPQETEFQAKLRLCTPRERLFIRYKLEKKNNTEAARLAGYSEQTAHVQGSQVLKRLRVWEAYLAGLDANGFGAHDIRGDIQDLRTFDRSEIEREIQVPAEEYVSRRVADLLPLVQRKLDALRSYVNGQEGVDEATLKLQGERLLALQREAMEYVEVLAVNPDATRVTLETVMVTKRVLCYELAMQKGLTRYIKSVKPTKYGDVIEVYDWLDGVEMGAKVLGMFKERHEVTGENGAPLTAATVVVLPSNGRDGGAP, translated from the coding sequence GTGGCCCCCAGGAAACACACCCCCAAGCGGAGCCCACGGGCACCCGCCAAAACAGAAAAAACACCGCCCAGCCCGAAAAAAGACATCGAGCTGACCCCCCAGGAAACCGAATTCCAGGCCAAACTCCGCCTCTGCACCCCCCGCGAACGGCTCTTCATCCGGTACAAACTGGAAAAGAAGAACAACACCGAAGCCGCCCGCCTCGCGGGCTACAGCGAACAGACCGCCCACGTGCAGGGCAGCCAGGTCTTAAAGCGACTTAGAGTCTGGGAAGCGTACCTCGCGGGCCTCGACGCGAACGGCTTCGGCGCGCATGACATCCGCGGGGACATCCAGGACCTGCGTACGTTCGACCGCTCTGAGATCGAGCGGGAGATCCAGGTGCCGGCAGAGGAGTACGTGTCCCGGCGCGTGGCGGATCTGCTGCCGCTGGTGCAGCGGAAACTGGACGCGCTGCGGTCGTACGTGAACGGACAGGAGGGGGTCGACGAGGCCACCCTGAAGCTCCAGGGGGAGCGGCTGCTCGCGCTTCAGAGAGAGGCGATGGAGTACGTCGAGGTTCTGGCGGTGAATCCGGACGCGACGCGCGTGACGCTGGAGACCGTGATGGTCACCAAGCGCGTGCTCTGCTACGAGCTGGCCATGCAGAAGGGCCTGACCCGGTACATCAAGAGCGTGAAACCCACGAAGTACGGGGACGTGATCGAGGTGTACGACTGGCTGGACGGCGTGGAGATGGGCGCGAAGGTGCTGGGGATGTTCAAGGAACGCCACGAGGTCACGGGTGAGAACGGCGCGCCGCTCACTGCTGCGACCGTGGTGGTGCTGCCCAGCAACGGGCGGGACGGGGGCGCGCCGTGA
- a CDS encoding phage tail tape measure protein, with the protein MTSPTPLNTVASMDVAPLRKGARDALNAIKEVTDFARKHGTLTLTAKLSGATPAALRSQITSAIGTSPLKLPITLEQASIDTALNRLRTQLNAVVSINTSALTAVQTQINTQLAELRALIAQLRALGGSGGPGGAGGGGGRGSLSANAQNLLADLEKLNNAYRRGDVDANAYAVRLAGLQSALRVASGTAAAGSAEFKALDQALTRTTQGLRQVQSDGITKLRTDLAGARAQFDAAAVAATNLAQRRAAVAAYTADLTRIRTSLQGVAASGQLTAQQLGTVNRLLAQTAREANTIQGRVNIAGLSGNVTNALSQLSAFVPGLSQVSGIMTGLPVAFLGVAAAIAVFTAAMAASFKTAAQFQQGMADIQALTQPTAEGFNDLRAAALTIGEPLGIGARKAAAGILELNRAGLSATQVIGGGLEGAMNLSGAAGIELALASKLGAAAMTAFKLSAADLPKIADNFANFSNSTFLGAEDLSLAIAAVGPVAVSAGLSIEQFGGIMATAAQGGFKNMSDAGTSLKTMLLSLQSPSETGAAALERIGVNAYNADGSFRPFLDTVDDLRGALQGMSEQGRNKVLRDVFGQDAIRIATILMDQNSEAIQRNIDVQGKAGEAARIARERTATFQGEVDRLKARFERLQIVVGEKLLPVATKFVQFLSAGVGQLERFANGTDNLLGYVLPLVAAFVAFRGAVIAAAAPAIWASLMAAVSTFFSTVSAWVASNPFGLVATAVAALAVSVNKIMQDTARIYDEIDQSANEGHARMMKRVQELTAAGTELSRTQAKLLLAMDTLQNAEQGDLTGTNFWGERTYQVDPKKVDEARERVEALRTELAALRTEAGRRGESGGAVAAVDPAKVKEQSEAVRNLKATLDDRAFQLKIGGLDGLEKEVAQVGKAFDELRKKLKASFGGNLNSDELKSALAELSTAQLNEEKAVRAKYAKEKAAERLKEYQQAAAQARQGAFDVQRAEIQAMQEGRARTQAERDLQLAELRDSVARQVAEYARYADLKAQAESGGRRQEVALRRQWQREDIERAEQQAEAVAAAEGEARTALIATLADENERRRLSREDEIRQVRQTVRDRVAALAGYPAAQQRILNAGRVQEQALQNRWAQEDQQSARERAQRIAQAFQAATDAELKARGAARDAEQARVDLDTARRVAQARGNAEQIADIELDAQQRRLALQEQAATDERDVQRRQLDLTLDQALRAQGLSQEERAALVRKYNADVTQLDRQFTAGQIGRARDREQAERDAAEKIRQARITAAFQPAEDAQRQIRDVQREQGLAQSTADRLAAQRALTAAQAEYSTRLAQGLATARDLNLTDEERRQRLDALADAQAEVIKGQQQELDLARQLVLEARGVEAAYTRISLVLSDPGGATMQRELALATSDVADAYARAAPYLQQFRTASLKLGDFNAARDALEGLVTALEAQRQKLETLRGEYDRQRTALQGIQDVLRGFGQEFGDEGLLNNAVQFNQGAYNQARAALTTLLQGGKYDAAQLADATQKLQAAYGGLKDSVVAVGDAQASVFEKESRALQKTTDARLKVIDTQLDAARRAGNDTLVRSLEADRDRITRETEAKVDELETRADAARKAAQTALTDRTRGLQQTLGAVAQGTQVAQRGVQDLGGQVQQAERDMQSSAERMKASLTGVFKGLPAIAASAGQQAGQAFVQQLQAQLNTARLPVPTAAARAVPGGAGDTYVTNLYLNGSRASAPQDLAQLARDITPLIRGEAQRRNPGGPCAGQR; encoded by the coding sequence ATGACCAGCCCCACCCCACTGAACACCGTGGCGAGCATGGACGTCGCCCCCCTGCGCAAGGGGGCGCGCGACGCCCTGAACGCCATCAAGGAAGTCACGGACTTCGCCCGGAAACATGGCACGCTGACCCTCACCGCGAAACTCAGCGGCGCCACGCCCGCCGCGCTGCGTAGTCAGATCACCAGCGCCATCGGCACGTCCCCCCTGAAGCTCCCCATCACGCTGGAGCAGGCCAGCATCGACACCGCCCTGAACCGCCTGCGCACCCAGCTGAACGCCGTGGTCAGCATCAACACCAGCGCCCTGACCGCCGTACAGACGCAGATCAACACCCAGCTGGCCGAGCTGCGCGCCCTGATCGCCCAGCTGCGCGCCCTGGGCGGCAGCGGCGGCCCAGGTGGGGCCGGGGGCGGCGGGGGACGCGGTTCCCTCAGCGCCAACGCCCAGAACCTCCTCGCGGATCTGGAGAAACTCAACAACGCCTACCGCCGTGGCGACGTCGACGCGAACGCGTACGCCGTCCGCCTCGCGGGCCTCCAGAGTGCCCTGAGAGTCGCGTCCGGTACCGCCGCCGCGGGCAGCGCGGAGTTCAAGGCGCTCGACCAGGCGCTCACCCGCACCACGCAGGGCCTGCGACAGGTGCAGAGCGACGGCATCACCAAACTCCGCACGGATCTCGCCGGGGCCCGCGCGCAGTTCGACGCGGCCGCCGTCGCCGCCACGAACCTCGCGCAGCGTCGCGCGGCGGTCGCCGCGTACACCGCCGACCTGACCCGCATCCGCACCAGCCTGCAGGGCGTGGCCGCGAGCGGGCAGTTGACCGCCCAGCAGCTCGGCACGGTCAACCGCCTCCTCGCCCAGACCGCCCGCGAGGCGAACACCATCCAGGGCCGCGTGAACATCGCCGGACTGAGCGGGAACGTCACGAACGCCCTCTCGCAGCTGAGCGCGTTCGTTCCCGGCCTGTCGCAGGTCAGCGGCATCATGACCGGACTCCCGGTCGCGTTCCTCGGTGTGGCCGCCGCCATTGCCGTGTTCACCGCCGCGATGGCCGCCAGCTTCAAAACCGCGGCCCAGTTCCAGCAGGGCATGGCGGACATCCAGGCGCTGACCCAGCCGACCGCGGAGGGCTTCAACGACCTGCGCGCCGCCGCGCTGACCATCGGGGAGCCCCTGGGTATCGGGGCGCGCAAGGCCGCGGCGGGCATCCTCGAACTGAACCGCGCGGGCCTCAGCGCCACGCAGGTGATCGGCGGCGGGCTGGAAGGCGCGATGAACCTCTCCGGCGCCGCCGGGATCGAACTCGCCCTGGCCAGCAAGCTTGGTGCCGCCGCGATGACCGCGTTCAAACTCAGCGCCGCGGACCTCCCGAAGATCGCCGACAACTTCGCGAACTTCAGCAACAGTACGTTCCTCGGCGCGGAGGATCTCAGTCTGGCGATCGCTGCCGTGGGTCCCGTGGCGGTCAGCGCGGGCCTGAGCATCGAGCAGTTCGGCGGGATCATGGCGACGGCCGCGCAGGGCGGCTTCAAAAACATGTCGGACGCCGGGACCAGCCTGAAGACCATGCTGCTGTCCCTCCAGTCCCCCAGCGAGACCGGCGCGGCCGCGCTGGAACGCATCGGCGTGAACGCGTACAACGCGGACGGCAGCTTCCGCCCGTTCCTCGACACGGTCGACGACCTGCGCGGCGCGCTGCAGGGCATGAGTGAACAGGGCCGCAACAAGGTCCTGCGGGACGTGTTCGGGCAGGACGCCATCCGCATCGCCACCATCCTGATGGACCAGAACAGCGAGGCCATCCAGCGGAACATCGACGTGCAGGGCAAGGCCGGTGAAGCGGCCCGCATCGCGCGGGAACGCACCGCGACCTTCCAGGGTGAAGTGGACCGGCTCAAGGCCCGCTTCGAACGCCTGCAGATCGTGGTGGGGGAGAAGCTCCTGCCGGTTGCCACGAAGTTCGTGCAGTTCCTCTCCGCGGGCGTCGGGCAGCTGGAACGCTTCGCCAACGGCACGGACAACCTGCTCGGGTACGTGCTGCCCCTCGTGGCGGCATTCGTGGCCTTCCGGGGAGCCGTGATCGCCGCCGCGGCCCCAGCGATCTGGGCGAGCCTCATGGCCGCCGTGAGCACGTTCTTCAGCACGGTCAGCGCCTGGGTGGCGAGCAACCCGTTCGGGCTGGTCGCCACGGCCGTCGCCGCGCTGGCCGTCAGCGTCAACAAGATCATGCAGGACACCGCCCGGATCTACGACGAGATCGACCAGTCCGCGAACGAAGGGCACGCCCGGATGATGAAACGCGTCCAGGAACTCACCGCCGCGGGCACCGAACTCAGCCGCACCCAGGCGAAGCTCCTGCTGGCGATGGACACCCTCCAGAACGCCGAGCAGGGCGACCTGACCGGCACGAACTTCTGGGGGGAACGCACCTACCAGGTCGACCCGAAGAAAGTCGACGAGGCCCGCGAGCGGGTCGAGGCACTCCGGACCGAGCTGGCCGCACTCCGCACCGAGGCGGGCCGCCGGGGCGAGAGCGGCGGCGCGGTCGCGGCCGTGGACCCGGCCAAGGTGAAGGAACAGAGCGAGGCGGTCCGCAATCTGAAAGCCACCCTCGACGACCGGGCCTTCCAGCTCAAGATCGGCGGGCTGGACGGCTTGGAGAAAGAGGTCGCGCAGGTCGGCAAGGCCTTCGACGAGCTGCGCAAGAAACTCAAGGCCAGCTTCGGCGGGAACCTCAACAGCGACGAGCTCAAGAGCGCCCTGGCTGAACTCTCGACCGCGCAGCTGAACGAGGAAAAAGCCGTCCGGGCGAAGTACGCCAAGGAAAAAGCCGCCGAGCGCCTGAAGGAGTACCAGCAGGCCGCCGCCCAGGCCCGGCAGGGGGCGTTCGACGTGCAGCGCGCCGAGATCCAGGCGATGCAGGAGGGCCGCGCCAGGACCCAGGCGGAACGCGACCTGCAACTGGCCGAGCTGCGCGACAGCGTCGCCCGGCAGGTGGCCGAGTACGCCAGGTACGCGGACCTGAAAGCCCAGGCGGAAAGTGGCGGTAGGCGCCAGGAGGTCGCGCTGCGCCGCCAGTGGCAGCGTGAGGACATCGAACGCGCCGAGCAGCAGGCGGAGGCGGTCGCCGCAGCCGAGGGTGAAGCCCGCACCGCGCTGATCGCCACCCTCGCGGACGAGAACGAACGGCGCCGCCTGTCCCGCGAGGACGAGATCCGGCAGGTCCGGCAGACCGTCCGGGACCGCGTCGCCGCCCTGGCCGGGTACCCGGCGGCGCAGCAGCGCATCCTGAACGCCGGTCGGGTCCAGGAACAGGCCCTTCAGAACCGCTGGGCGCAGGAGGACCAGCAGAGTGCCCGCGAGCGCGCCCAGCGCATCGCCCAGGCATTCCAGGCAGCCACCGACGCCGAACTCAAAGCCCGCGGCGCCGCCCGCGACGCCGAGCAGGCCCGGGTGGATCTCGACACGGCCCGCCGCGTCGCCCAGGCCCGCGGGAACGCTGAGCAGATCGCCGACATCGAACTGGACGCCCAGCAGCGCCGCCTCGCCCTGCAGGAACAGGCAGCGACCGACGAACGGGACGTGCAGCGCCGTCAACTTGACCTCACCCTCGACCAGGCGCTGCGGGCGCAGGGGCTCAGCCAGGAGGAACGCGCCGCCCTCGTGCGGAAGTACAACGCGGACGTCACCCAGCTTGACCGGCAGTTCACCGCCGGGCAGATCGGGCGTGCCCGTGACCGTGAGCAGGCCGAACGGGACGCCGCCGAGAAGATCCGGCAGGCCCGCATCACGGCCGCGTTCCAGCCTGCCGAGGACGCCCAGCGGCAGATCCGGGACGTGCAGCGTGAACAGGGCCTCGCGCAGAGCACCGCCGATCGCCTCGCCGCGCAGCGGGCTCTGACCGCCGCGCAGGCCGAGTACTCGACCCGGCTCGCGCAGGGGCTCGCCACGGCACGGGACCTGAATCTGACCGACGAGGAACGCCGGCAGCGGCTGGACGCCCTGGCCGACGCGCAGGCTGAGGTCATCAAGGGGCAGCAGCAGGAACTCGACCTCGCCCGGCAACTCGTGCTCGAAGCACGCGGGGTGGAAGCCGCGTACACCCGCATCAGCCTCGTCCTGTCCGACCCGGGCGGCGCGACCATGCAGCGCGAACTGGCCCTCGCCACCAGCGACGTCGCCGACGCCTACGCCCGCGCCGCGCCGTACCTCCAGCAGTTCCGCACCGCCAGCCTGAAGCTCGGCGACTTCAACGCTGCCAGAGACGCCCTGGAGGGGCTGGTCACGGCGCTCGAAGCGCAGCGGCAGAAGCTCGAAACCCTGCGCGGCGAGTACGACCGGCAGCGCACCGCCCTCCAGGGCATCCAGGACGTCCTGCGCGGCTTCGGACAGGAGTTCGGCGACGAAGGCCTCCTGAATAACGCCGTGCAGTTCAACCAGGGCGCGTACAACCAGGCGCGGGCTGCGCTGACCACCCTCCTGCAGGGCGGGAAGTACGACGCCGCGCAACTCGCCGACGCCACCCAGAAACTCCAGGCGGCCTACGGCGGCCTGAAAGACAGCGTGGTCGCGGTCGGGGACGCGCAGGCCAGCGTGTTCGAGAAGGAAAGCCGCGCGCTTCAGAAAACGACCGACGCCCGCCTGAAGGTCATCGACACCCAGCTCGACGCAGCCCGCAGGGCCGGGAACGACACCCTCGTCAGAAGCCTCGAGGCGGACCGGGACCGGATCACCCGGGAGACCGAAGCGAAGGTCGACGAACTCGAAACCCGCGCCGACGCCGCCAGGAAGGCCGCCCAGACCGCCCTGACCGACCGCACCAGGGGCCTCCAGCAGACCCTCGGCGCGGTAGCGCAGGGCACGCAGGTCGCGCAGCGGGGCGTGCAGGACCTCGGCGGGCAGGTGCAGCAGGCCGAACGGGACATGCAGTCCAGCGCCGAGCGCATGAAGGCCAGCCTGACCGGCGTGTTCAAGGGCCTCCCCGCCATCGCCGCGAGCGCCGGGCAGCAGGCCGGGCAGGCGTTCGTGCAGCAACTCCAGGCGCAGCTGAACACCGCCCGCCTCCCCGTTCCCACCGCCGCCGCCCGCGCCGTGCCGGGCGGCGCAGGAGACACGTACGTGACCAACCTCTATCTCAACGGTTCGCGCGCGTCCGCGCCGCAGGACCTTGCGCAGCTCGCCCGTGATATCACGCCCCTGATCCGCGGTGAGGCGCAGCGCCGCAACCCCGGCGGCCCGTGCGCGGGGCAGCGGTGA